TCTTCCGCGCAGCAGCCGAAGCTGAAACTGTTCACGCACATAACCATTTAACAGTAATGGCAGGTATTAACAGCACTGAAAAAAACCTGAAAGATGCTATTGAAGGTGAAATTGAAGAATTTGAAGAAATGTATCCAGATTTCATCAAAGAAGCAAAGGCAGACGAGAATAAAAAGGCAGTGTGGACCTTTGATGTGGCCAACCAGGTGGAGGAAATCCACGCAGGACTCTACCAAAAAGCTCTGGAAGCTCTGGGAAATAACGAAGAAGTGGATTACTATGTCTGCGGATACTGTGGGAATACTGTAGAAAATGGAGCACCTGATGTTTGCCCAGTCTGTAGAGCATTGAAGTCTGATTTCTTTAAGGTAGATTAAAATTTAAAGAGATTGACCTTTAATTAACTAAATAATTCACTTCTTTTTTTTCCATAGAATTCAATTATTGGTATTATTTTTATTATTATGATTTACCCACTTTCTTTTCTTCAAATGTTATGCGGAAAGTGGTTCTGGGACTCCTTTCAAGTTCCAGTTCTCCACCAATCTGTTGGGTGAGGCTGGTAACCAATTGAAGACCCAGTGAATCGGTTTGATCCGGTTCAATATCGGAGGGGAATCCAATCCCAGTATCATTAACCTCTAAAACACACCGATTACCATCCTCCTTGAATTTAACCATTATTGTCCCACTTTTTTCGTTGGGGAAAGCGTGTTTCATGGAATTAGAGACTAATTCATTTATTATTAAACCCAGTGGTATGGCGGTGTTGATATCGATCATCACATCCTCCACTTCCAGTTCCAGTTGGACCCGGGCGGGGTCAGCCACATAAGTTCGGAATAAATCCGTGGACAGTGTACGGATGTAATCTCCGAAATCTATGTGTTTCAGGTCAGTGGAGCGATAGAGTCTTTCATGGATTAAGGCCATGGAATGAGCCCTCTCCTGGCTTTCCTTGAATATTCCCCGGGCTTCTTCATCCTTTATGTAACGTGACTGGAGATTAAGGAGACTGGAAATCACCATTAAATTGTTCTTTACCCGGTGATATATCTCCTTCATCAGCATATCTTTATCCTTAAGGGCCTGTTCAAGTTTTATCTGGGCTTCCTTAATGTCAGTTATGTCTCGAGAGATAACCTGAACACTGTGAACTCGGTTATCATGACCATAAATTGGTTGTAGACTTGTACTGAACCATTGATCCTTTCCACTGTATGGAACAAACATTTCCAGATCTAAACCCTCTTCTGTGCTGATTACTTTTTTTATTAATTCAATTTGCTTTTTGGCAACTTCAGGGGGGAAAAAATCCCGGAGTGAACGACCCAACAGATCAGCAGGTTCTTCACCCATATTATGTGCTCCTGACTTGTTGGCCATTAAAAAAATACCATTCTCATCATACAAAGAAATTGGATCCTTAGCTGATTCAATGAGTGTTCTGTACTTCTCCTCACTCTCACGCAGTGCATCTTCTACATTTTTCTGTTGGGTTATGTCACGACTGTTACATATAAATCCAGTGACCACCCCTTCATCAGAGATTGGTGTTCCCTTTGTACCCAGCCACACGTAACTGCCATCGGCCTTCATGTAGCGATACTGAACCGATCGAGTAATGCATTTCCCGAGGCCATCCTTAATGCAGGAGGTGACCCGTGACTGATCATCAGGGTGCATCCGATCAAATATTGATTTTCCAACCAGTTCCCCAGGTTCCAAACCAAGAACAGTTTTTACCGAAGGGCTTACGTAGATATATTGACCATCCTTACTGGCCTGACATATAATATCCGCCATGTGGGTAGTGATCATTGATAGCTGAGCTTCACTTTTAGCCAATGCCTTTTCAGCGGCTTTATCCTGAGTTATATCCCTTGCAATGGCAGATAATCCAATTATATCCCCAGATATACCCTTTATAGGGGAAACTGTTAAGAATATGTCGATCATTTCTCCTGTTTTGGTTATTCTCTTGGTTTCATAATGATCGATCTTTTCCCCGCCACCAATTGTCTTCAGTATATATGAGAGTTCATCAGAACCCGGTGGAAATATTATGGAACCTGATTTTCCCAGAACTTCCCTTGTCTTATAACCATATGTTCGCTCTGCCCCATTATTCCAGCTCAATACATTACCATTTAAATCCATACCAATAATAGATTCTGCTGAGCTTTCCACAATAGCTGAAAGTATGGCCCGCGTCTTCTCAGCATTTTTACGATAGGTTGTATCCCTAATAATGGAAGTGGTGAATATTTCACCATCCCCCTCCCAGTTGGTGAGGGATATTTCAAAGGGGAATTCTTTACCATCCTTCCTTAGGCCCACTGATTCAAAAGTTCCAACCAGTTGATGTTCACCTGTTTTACGGAATTGGTCCATTTGTTCGTCATATTTATCCCTCAACCGGGAAGGGATAAACTTCTTCACTGATTCTCCCAGAACTTCTTCTTCAGAGCATTGGAACATTTTCTGAAAGCTTTCATTAACAAAAACTACATTACCCGATAGATTAGTAGTGATAATCCCATCAATGGCAGATTCAACCACAGAACGGAACATTTCTTCACTGGTTTTCAACTTTATCTGCGATTTCTCTATGCTTTCACTTAGAAGAATAGTTATTACACTCACTGAAATGAATATAATTGATCTGAAAATATCATCATACAAAAAGTCACTTTTAAGTGGACTGATCCAGTCTGTTAAAATAAGCACCCCAGCCAGGAAAAAGGGAACCCACAAACTCTTCCGTTTCCACCAGACCGCAGCCAGCACTATGGGTATGTAATAAAAATGGGTGAAAACAATTCCGGATCTTAAAACGAAGTGAAAGTAATAGGTTAAAACACAGGATAAGACTACTAAAGATAAAACCATGAAAGTTTTATACTCAGATCTCGATCCATCCCACTCTAACTTCAAAGTACGAATCCCCCTGAAACTAAATCTATCTATACTTATTTCTCTGTAAAAAGAAACATAAATGATTTTCTTAAATGGAAGTTATCCCATAAATCTATTCTAAAGAATATTATAAAAAAAGGATAATAAATCTGAAAAGATCATATATTACTGGTAAAATAAGACAGAGAAATCCATTGAAAAGATTTATGTTCATTAAAAAGAAACTGCACTCCCTTAAATAGTATTAGACCATATTCATCAGGGGTTCTAACTTTTCTAAGTCCTCACATTCATCCATTGGAAGAATGTATTTCATATCTCCTTCAACTACAATCATGGCCACTGGAGATAGGGAATATGATTCTACGTGATTGTGTTTCCAGTGAAAAATCTTAACCAGGGGATAAAAAATCCTATTCTCTATTTTTACTGGTTTTCCAACTTTTATTTTTTCATTTTTCATTTTTCCAACCAATCAACGACGCATTTCCTGAATCATTTCTCGTACTGGTTTTTTGGTGTATGCCCGTATGGCTTCTACCACTATCCAGATGAGCTTTAAATTTATAATCATCTGAAAATTACCATCTAAGACCCTTCTCTGGAAATCTGGTGTTATAACAGCATCAATTCGCGTAAGAGCATTGAGCGGATAGGTGAATGACCAGATATATCCTGTGAAAAGGGCAGTGTCTGCCGGACTTTCCATTCCCAATGTCAAATTAAGGGAAAACTTTTCCAGAGTCACTGATCTATAAAATGCAGTTATCAGCCGGTAAATATGCGGCCATGATTCTTTAAGTAATCTTAATATATTTAAAATACGTTTTAGGTCAAATTCATCCTTCTTATCTGTTTCTTCTTCATCTTCTTCCACTTTTTCCTCTTTATCCTTTTCATCTTCAGGTATTTCCCTTGAAAAAATGCGTATACCTAAAAATCTGAGACTAAAAAGACCTTTAAGTTCAGATCCCTGTTTTTCTAGTTCTAAAGATAGCTTAAGTGGAATCAAAAGAAAAGACAATAAAATAAGCACCAGAATAAGTATTATGATGCCTATTATAGTGTATATCAAACTTAACCCGCTCTAAGGTTATTAAATGTTTAGGTTCAATTGGACAAATTTTAAATTTCTTTGAATTTATCCATTTTTATACGGCAGCTTCACCCTTTTTTTCTTCAGTTTTTGCCTCTTCAGCATTTTTAGTGTGTTTTTTAGTGTGTTTTTTACCCATTCCCATTTTTTTCCCTTCAGCCATGACTTCAACTATGGCAGTACTGACTTCACCAATTGCCCGGGATAATGGGTCTGGATTTTTTAATGGCAATACTTTAACTCCTTCAGGTCCGCTTTGACCTTTGAAAACCACTACCATTGCTACTGGTTCTATACCTGCACCTCCACCAGAAGCTCCTGCAGAAAATCCTTCATTTGCAGAACCTTTTCCATCACCCATGCCTGCTCCAAATGCCATTCCCATTCGGGTTACAGGTATCATTATTTTATCTTCGCTTTCTATTACTTCCCCAATCACGTTTTCTATATTCAAAACCTTTCGAAGCTCTTCTACCGTGGTTTTTATTGGATCCTGGATATCCATCATGTCACCCCTACATTTTTGTTATTGTATATCTTATTGTTATTTTAGGCATATACATTTTTCTTAAATATTATTATAATTTTAGGGAGTGGACTTTGGATAAATTTTTATTTGGCATTCCATGGAAAAGGTTTATATAGTATAGGACAATAATGTTTGAATGCGGGCCCGTGGTCTAGGGGTATGATACCTCCCTGACACGGAGGTGATCACGAGTTCGAATCTCGTCGGGCCCATCATGCCGTGGTAGTTCAGTTGGGAGAACGCCAGACTGAAGATCTGGATGTCGCTGGTTCAAGTCCGGCCCACGGCACTCCCCTTACTTATTATTTTAGCTTTTTTGAAATGCCTTTATTATTTACGGTATAATTTATGGTTTATTTTTTAGATCTAAAACTAATTTTCTAAGATTTACATGAATTCCATTAATTTGTAAACTAAATATGTGGTTTTTGCCAATTCTAAGGATAAAGATGTTCAGGATAAGTTAAAAGCCACCCATAATACGGCAAACAGTCCTTCTTCTGTAATTCAAATTAATTAACTTATATCTAAATTATTCCAGTGTGTTTACGCACGGCAACAGCTACTAAACCACCGGTTCCAGTTAATATTCCATATATGACTGATCCTCCTATTAAAATGGCTAACCAGGGGAGAATTCCCATATAAGCCAGAATAAATCCTCCAGGAATGATTGAAATAACTACGGCTATACAAATCCCTACAAGAGCCCCCTAAAAATTAAAGCCTCTGAAATTAATAACTATTTTAATAAATAACATTCATCAAGAGAAAATCATTTCATCAAAGATTTAATGGCAATATGACTGGATACATGTTAACGAATTATAATAAAACTAAAATGATAACAAATAAAATTATCGAAAAACCTAACGAATTATCTGAATAAATTAAACGAATAATCCCAGTATAACTATTGAAACTAAAATGAACGTCACCCCGGCAAATATTCCTAGGGGTTTAATTGATTCATTACGCGTAGTCCCGGATACTTCTTTGGCCGGGATTAATATTTGACCACATGCACTGCAAAAAGCAGTGCTAATTGTATTTACATTACCACAGTCTTTACAGATGACTTTAGGGGATTGGAATTCAAATTCATCCCCCTCTCCCACCATATAGAGTTTACCCCCACACTGGCATGAATCGAAGTCAGTAGAGGACTCTCCATCCGCCAATTGGTAGTATCCGCCGCAAATTTCACAGACTAAATAGTTCATACTATCTTTTTTTTGTCTGTTTATAGGGCTATATATGGTTTACCATGGGATTAAAAAGAGGTTTTATTATAAATAAGAAGAATCCGATGACAAGAATGTAATTAAAAGGAAAAATAGTAATTAAATTTACATTAATCTACAATGATGAGGATAATCATCTGCTTAAATTAAATTCATAAATCGGTAGAATAATGGTCCCAGTAGATAATAGTCAGTACATTCAACATCTTACTTGGAGATTTTTCCTTTTAAATATGTGCTCAGGGAATGGGTTATCTCTACATCAAGAAAAGCTCCCGGAAGGGCTTCTTCCACTACCACAGTTTTATAGGAGTTGGTGCGGCCTATATATCCCCCTTTACTTCCTTTATCGGTGATCAGTATTTTTTGATGGGTGTCCCTGAGTTTTCGATTATTAGCGGTGGCAATATCTACTTTAAGATCGTTTAACTGCCGGGAACGCTTTTTCATGGTTTGGTGATCAATCTCAGGAAGTAATGATGACCTGGTGCCAGGGCGGTGATGATATTTGGAGATATGTAGAAAATCAGGGTATATCTCCTGAATTACGTCAAGAGTGTCCTGGAAAGCATCATCATCCTCGGTGGGGTATCCTACAATGACATCTGTTGCCAGGGATAGTTCTGGTATTTCTGTCCGGAAATGGTTTACTATATCCAAGTATTCTTCCACAGTGTGCCCACGATTCATATCAGAGAGAATCTGATTACTCCCACTCTGCAAGGGGAGATGGAGGAAATTATAGACTTTTTCATTTTTAAAAGAAGTTATAATGGCTTCCAGATCGTCTTCGATGTTTTTGGGGTGCATCATTCCTACTCGTATGAGAAAATCACCTTCAATAGAAGTTATTTGATTTATAAGATCAGACAGGTTTTCCCCGGTGTCTTTTCCATAGGCAGCAGTATCCTGGGCTGTGAGCTGGATTTCCACACACCCATCAGCCACTGCCTGCTCTGCTTCGGCTCTTAAAAGAGATACAGGATAACTCTGTAATCTTCCCCGTGCAAATCTGGTGCAGCAGTAACTGCATTTACCCAGACATCCCTCACAAATCTGGAGAATGTGCACCAGTGGATTAGAACGCTTCCGTGGAAGGCAGGTTTTAACATCATCCCCATGACCTGTTTCCCTCACCAGATGACCATTCATAACTGCTTCGACCACTTCTGGAGCTGAATTTATCCTACGAGCCCCGATCCATCCTGCTTGTGGTGCCAGTTTTTTCAGTTTTTCTGGATCAATATCCACCATGCAGCCGGCAATGAGCAATTTCTTCTGTGGAAACTGAGCTTGCATTTTACCAATACGATTGGTTATTTTCTGTTCAGTGGGTTGTTTGACGTAACAGGTGTTTATGATAATAACATCCGCCTCTTCAGGGGATTTTACAATTTTCCCACCAGTTTCTTCCAGTAAACCAGCCATTATCTGGGAGTCTGCCTGGTTGAAGGTGCAACCAAATGTTTCCATATAGATTTTCATGTTAATCAGGATTTTATAATAATGTTTCTAATTAGATATTTTTGATATAAATTTGATTATATTAGATAAGATTATTTGTTGTTTTGATAAGGTATTGGAATTATCTATGCAAGTGAAGGGGTTTATGATGGAGAGATCATTATGAAATATATTTAAAAAATAGGAGTTAAGATAACTGAAAATTAGGTTTTTTAGGTTTTTAGGTTTGATTTCATTAATTCTTTAGGTTTGATTTCATTTAATCTTCAGGCCAGCCATGTCTGCCGATCATTGGAACGAAAACAACTCCTCCCAGATTAATGGTCTGATAATCATCATCGGCAATTCGCTGGACAGATACCAGTTCCTGAAAGTAATCAGACCCCATGGGTATAATCAGTTTTCCACCAATTTTCAGCTGTTCTTTAAGGGGTTCTGGAATTTTAGGGGCGCTGGCTGTTCCATAAATCCGATCAAAAGGGGCTTTATCAGGATATCCTGTGGTTCCATCGCCTTCTATCACCGTTACAACATCAGAGTAGCCAGTTTTCTTCAGGTTGTCTCTGGCTTTTTCTGCCAGGGCGGTAATTCGTTCTATGGTGTAGACATGGCCTTTTTTGCCCACTATTTCACCTACCACCGCAGCATTATATCCCCAACCAGTTCCAATTTCCAGAATATTCATTCCTTCTTGTAATTCTAACTTTTCGGCGATAATTGCCACCATATGTGGAGCAGAAATGGTCTGACCATTCCCAATGGGAAATGGACGATCTAGGTATGCATAAGAACTGTTCTCAGGGGGCATAAATTTCTCCCGAGGAATCTTAAGCATGGCCTTTTTTACATTTTTAGTCCTTATGTATCCCTGGTTAAAGAGTCTTTCCACCAGATTTTCTCTTTCAGCCTTCATATAAACCACTTTAAAAATTCTCATAAAATCCTGGTTTTCAAACAGGATAAATGAACTTAAGATTATTTTGGTGAATCGATTAATATGGAATTTGCCATTGATTAATGCTGAAGATTTGCTGAAACTGATTAATACTAAAGATGTGGTAATTGATTAATGCTGAAGACTAGGGAATTGATTAATGCTGAAGACTAGGGGATTGATTAATGCTGAAGACTAGGGGATTGGTTATTAGAGAAATTTGGGGCATATTATTATCCTTAGATTATTCACTCTCATCAACCACTTCAGCTGTTTCAACTATTTTAGAGGTTAAATCATACTGAAATCTGTCTCTTTTATCTGCAGGTCTTCCATAAACTCTTTTAATTTGTTCTGCCACAGCCCCGCCCTTCCTGATCCTTGATGTAATGGTTTTCATGGATTTTATTTGGAAGACTGATCTTTCCAGTTTCACAACATCCCCTACATTAAACTGGAAATCCCTTTCAACCTCCACCTTTCGGGACAGGATCCTTCCACCGTAATCTATGGATATTCCTACTCTGGCTGGCCCGGCAAGGGATGCAGCCCAGATAGTTACCAGTTCAGAGACCGGACTTTTCAAAACACGACCGCCCCTGGTGTTTTCCAGTGAAGTTATTTCAACTTCCTCATCATCCACAATCAGCACTTCTCCGGCCTGCAAAATCTCGTCAGGATAGAGTTTAATGGTTTTTTTTACTGATTCTTCAAATTTGCTGATGATTACTCGGCACTCCACCATTTTAGGAATGTTTATTGTCTCTCTGAATGTGTTTCCACATTCATTACACTTTAAAAGAACTTCTTTGGTGTTTTTACCCTTAGTTTTTAGTATTTCATGAGATTCAGAATCACAAACTGGACATTTCATTTTCTTTCCTCGCTATCAAAATAAGTTAAAGAATAATTGTAAAAGATTATGAAAATTTTATGTATTTTAAATATTATAAATATGAATTATTCTGATTAAGAATTGATGGATTAAACCATTATTATAATATTAATTTAGTAGTTAAAATATTAATAGGGATAAAAATTATGGAAATATAAATCTATGCGAATTTTATTTAATTAAACTTCATCAGGATGGTTTTTCTTTTTTTCGTGTAAATAATGTTTAACCAAACCCCCATCCTGGAGTATTCCCAGCATGAAATCATGGAAGGGTTGTATACTGCAACTTTTTCCAGTGGTTAGGTTTTGGATCATTCCCTCTGCCAGATCAATTCGAAGTTCATCTCCTTTATCTGCATCTATATCCGCCACTATGACTGGTAAACCCACATTTATAGCGTTACGATAAAATATACGCGCAAAAGACTTAGCTACAATCGCATCCACACCAGCGTGTTTTAAAGCTACTGGAGCCTGTTCCCTGGAGGATCCGCAGCCAAAATTCCAACCAGCCACGATAATGTCACCTTTTTTCACATTTTTGGCGAATTCAGGGTCCTCTCCTTCCATGACATGACTTGCCAGCTCGTCTAAACTGAAAGTCCTTAAGTATCGTCCGGGTATTATTACATCAGTGTCTATACTATCCCTGAACTTCCAAACTTTACCTTTTATTTCCTCTTTCATAGTACCATTAGAATGATTTTTTTAATTAAATGACTCAGGATGATTTCTATATTTAATAATTGGATTATAGTGGATTTTAGTAAATTTATTATTTATAATTGGATTATAGTGGATTTTAGTAAATTTATATTTTATAATTGGATTTTAGTAATTGATTTTTCAAACCAGAAACTCAGTTGATTAAACCGCAGAATCACTAATTTTTAAGTATGCCTTTACCTGACAGCACCATTATTTTGAGCCCTGGTTTCAATGATATTGCCACCTACATCTGCAAGTGCATCATTAGCTGCACTTACTATACTCTGAGGACTGTCAGTAACTGCATAGATGGTAGGTCCAAATGAACTCATACCCACCCCCGGGGCACCAGCATCCCGAAGAAACTGCATTATCTCCCCTATAACTGGTTTTTGCAGCCTGTTCTCGATTTTTTTAAATCCAATATTCTGTATGCTGTTAACCGCTTCTCCAAAACCTTCCAGGTCTTTTTCTAAGACAGCAGGCATCATCTTCATTAAGAGAAGATGTGAAAGTCGCTGGACTTCCTCTAAGGGTATGGGGCAGTATTTCTGGAAGATATTAACCTCTTTTTCTCCGGAAACATTCTTTTCAACATGAGGAATAACCAGAACCACCTTCCAGTCCTTTGGGAAATCGTACCGGGCAATAATTGGTGGAGGTGATGCTTCTGAAGCAGATGAAGGTAAAAAGTCAGGTTTCTCCCCATGATGGTGGCCTCCATCGATTATAAAACCACCTTCATCAAAGGATGCTACACCTATACCCGATGTGCCTCCACGACCAACGATATTAGCAATTTGAGGTACACTTATTTCGCGATTATCCAAGTCAGAAAGGAGTTTACCCACAGCCAGAGATAGTTGAGTGCCAGAACCCAAACCAGAATGGGATGGATATGTTTCATGAATAGTGAAACTATACCCTCCTTCTAAATGAAGGTATTCTATCATTCGATGGGCAGAATTTCTTATTTTATCCTCATAATCATTTATAACATTAACCGGTATGTTCTGGCGGTTTTTAAATTCTACTGCAATTTCACTACCCTTCTGGTTCATTTCCAGAACCAGTCGGGGTTTTTCCAGTGTAAGGCCCACCCCACCATCTATTCGACCCAGTGAACCGTTGAGATCGATCAGGGTTAGATGGAGCCTTGAGGGAGTTTTAATTATCAATTCTGATACCAGTTTTATTTTATTGAGTGATTAAAGAACTCTATTATAGGGGTTTAGAGAACTTCTAGTGTTTTTGCAAACTTATTTTTTCAGTGGTTTTGCGAACTTCTTCTCAACCTCTGAGCGGTAAATTGCATTCATAGAACAGAATGGTATTATACGTCCATCAGGAACTGCGTAGTGGATCACACATCTTTTAACCCGGTCCTGGTCAAAGTTCCAGGGATCCATGAAGTGCATGCAGGATATGAGTAACGTTTTATGGTGGAAATCTCCCAGGGCACTGTAAGATCTTTCCTTAAAGACCTTGGTCAGTATGCCAGTTATATCCAGTGAATCAGGTTTTTTATCCCGGTCAATAGTTTTGGGAAGTTCCATAGTGGCCCTGCTTATGACCCTAGCCTTACCAACCAATCCCCCATCTTTTATATCACCACTGCTTCGGGAAAGAAGGTTGAAAAAGCGATCCACATCTACAAACTGAGTTATGGGGATAATTTCATCATTATCAATGAAAACATAGGTGGCAGCACCGCAGTGGGGGTGGCAAGTGAATGATACCTGATCTTCTCCTTCAATGGCTTCCACAAAATCAGTGATGGGTATAACTGAAGAGGCAGGGTAAAAATCATCACACCCAATCTTGCCATCGGTCTGTTGTTCCACCAATTTCTGGAAGGTGGGTATGGTTATTCTCTGTTCTTCCACTTCATCAGAACGTGTTCTGCCCGCAAAGGACACCGGCTGGAAGTTCACGCCCCGGATGATATCCAGGTTTTCAATGGCAAATCTTATGATATCACCAACCTGATCATCATTGATCCCTTTAACCAGAGTGGGTACCAATACAATTCCCAGATCTGCTTTACGGCAGTTTTCAATGGCTTCCAATTTGATTGGCAGTAAGTTACGGTTTCTGGCTTTTATGTATGGTTCTTCAGTAACTCCATCGAACTGAAGATAAATGGTGTTTAAAGTGGCATCTTTAAGTTTCTGAGCAAGCTCTGGATCTTTAGCCAGTTTAATACCATTGGTAGCTATTTGAGTATGGCTGAATCCTTCTTCCCGTGCTAACTTCACCAGTTCCACAATGTCCTTTCGTACAGTGGGTTCACCACCTGCATACTGGATGGCAGGGGTGGGGACTGGTTGGTTTGCACGGAGATTCCGTAACATCCCACGTATTTCCTCGTAAGTAGGCTCATATAAAGATTTAGATACAGCTGCATTAGCAAAACAAATAGGGCAACGAAGATTACAACGATTAGTAACATCAATAAGGCCTAATATAGTCTGACTCTCATGTTCAGCACACAGCCCACAATTTTGAGGACATTCGCCCTCTACAGCAGTACGAGGATTGTCAATACCATCACCTTTATAACCATAATCAGATGCGTAATGGTAAGCTTCTGAACTTTGCCAGTAAGTATTTTCGAATTCACCGTGCTCGGGGCACGTTTTCTTTATCATTATCCTTTCCTGGTCTTCAAAGACTTCTGCATCCAAGACTCGAAGACATTCAGGACACAGGCTTTTCGTTTTCTTTATGACCATCATCTCACCTATATATTATTGAATTTTGGGTTATAAGTCAACTATCATCCTTAACAAACATTGAGGATTTCAACTAGCATATAGTATTTATGGTTAAGCACATAACTATTATCCTGTTTTAAATCGGAGGTAAACTATGGACTCGAGTATTTTCAGTGTTTTGATTTTATCCGCTTATGCTATATACTTTATGTTACCGGCTTACTTAGCCAACGCCGGTGCCCTTACCTTTGGGGGAGGAACACCCCTTGATATGGGCCGATCCCTTAATGACAGCCGTAGGATACTTGGAGATGGTGTCACTTGGAAAGGGACCATCATAGGCATCCTAATCGGAATGGGAATCGGCCTGCTTCAAGGAGCTATAGCCGGTAATATAGTACATGACCTTTTAGTGTTAGGAGATCCAGGAATAGCTAATCTGGTTCAGGGAACTATAACCAACAACATAGTACAGGGCGCATTACTGGGTCTTGCACTGGGTAGTGGTGCGATTATAGGAGACGCTTGTGGGAGTTTTATTAAGAGAAGATTCAAAGTGGAACGAGGACGACCAGTACCATTTATGGATCAGTTAGATTTTGTGGTAGGTGCCCTACTCTTCGCATCTCTGGTAGTAGCTATTCCATTTACTTTAATCATTCTGATAATTATAATTAGTATCTTTCTTCACTTGGGAACTAATATCATTGCCTATTTACTGGGTATGAAAAATGTTTGGTATTAATTGGATGTTTTATACTGTTTAATAGTGATATATGGATTGCTCATTATACATACTGATATTGATTGAATTTAAATAAATACCAGCAAATAATTCCATCCCAAACTATCCCCCCCTTCTTTTTTAATAATTTTTTTTAATATGAATGGTTCTAATGTATAAATTTTTTCTATTAAAATGATTTTTTAAATTTTTATGGAATTTTTTTAATGATTTCAATCATGGTTTAATAATTTAAATCATGTCCTCACTATTAATCAGTTTTTTCAATTTTTTAATCTTTTTTTTTAATTTGAAGCCGTTATAACTTTGAAACTGGCACTGAAGAGTTGGTAGGTCATCTGTGCTGCTTCCAGTTGGGTGTTCCACTCTGGAATCTCATAGACAAAAACAGGATATCCTGCATTGGTCAGAGGCCGGTCAATCTGAGATATGGAACTGCTCTTCTCACGGGTGCTGGATGAACCAGGATAATAATTAAATTGGGGGAGTAACTGATGAACTGCTTCACCCAGTGTAATTGATTTGGTATCATGGGTGGGGGTGGCTATGTAATATCCTTCACCGTAACCTTGTTCATGGTCATGGGCAATGATTACCAGCTGGTAATCTGATTTTTTAATATCTGGAATGGCATACTGTTCAACCAGGTCCT
The Methanobacterium sp. DNA segment above includes these coding regions:
- a CDS encoding protein-L-isoaspartate O-methyltransferase yields the protein MKAERENLVERLFNQGYIRTKNVKKAMLKIPREKFMPPENSSYAYLDRPFPIGNGQTISAPHMVAIIAEKLELQEGMNILEIGTGWGYNAAVVGEIVGKKGHVYTIERITALAEKARDNLKKTGYSDVVTVIEGDGTTGYPDKAPFDRIYGTASAPKIPEPLKEQLKIGGKLIIPMGSDYFQELVSVQRIADDDYQTINLGGVVFVPMIGRHGWPED
- a CDS encoding HVO_0476 family zinc finger protein, with translation MKCPVCDSESHEILKTKGKNTKEVLLKCNECGNTFRETINIPKMVECRVIISKFEESVKKTIKLYPDEILQAGEVLIVDDEEVEITSLENTRGGRVLKSPVSELVTIWAASLAGPARVGISIDYGGRILSRKVEVERDFQFNVGDVVKLERSVFQIKSMKTITSRIRKGGAVAEQIKRVYGRPADKRDRFQYDLTSKIVETAEVVDESE
- the hacB gene encoding homoaconitase small subunit, with amino-acid sequence MKEEIKGKVWKFRDSIDTDVIIPGRYLRTFSLDELASHVMEGEDPEFAKNVKKGDIIVAGWNFGCGSSREQAPVALKHAGVDAIVAKSFARIFYRNAINVGLPVIVADIDADKGDELRIDLAEGMIQNLTTGKSCSIQPFHDFMLGILQDGGLVKHYLHEKKKNHPDEV
- a CDS encoding beta-ribofuranosylaminobenzene 5'-phosphate synthase; its protein translation is MIIKTPSRLHLTLIDLNGSLGRIDGGVGLTLEKPRLVLEMNQKGSEIAVEFKNRQNIPVNVINDYEDKIRNSAHRMIEYLHLEGGYSFTIHETYPSHSGLGSGTQLSLAVGKLLSDLDNREISVPQIANIVGRGGTSGIGVASFDEGGFIIDGGHHHGEKPDFLPSSASEASPPPIIARYDFPKDWKVVLVIPHVEKNVSGEKEVNIFQKYCPIPLEEVQRLSHLLLMKMMPAVLEKDLEGFGEAVNSIQNIGFKKIENRLQKPVIGEIMQFLRDAGAPGVGMSSFGPTIYAVTDSPQSIVSAANDALADVGGNIIETRAQNNGAVR
- the tes gene encoding tetraether lipid synthase Tes, with translation MVIKKTKSLCPECLRVLDAEVFEDQERIMIKKTCPEHGEFENTYWQSSEAYHYASDYGYKGDGIDNPRTAVEGECPQNCGLCAEHESQTILGLIDVTNRCNLRCPICFANAAVSKSLYEPTYEEIRGMLRNLRANQPVPTPAIQYAGGEPTVRKDIVELVKLAREEGFSHTQIATNGIKLAKDPELAQKLKDATLNTIYLQFDGVTEEPYIKARNRNLLPIKLEAIENCRKADLGIVLVPTLVKGINDDQVGDIIRFAIENLDIIRGVNFQPVSFAGRTRSDEVEEQRITIPTFQKLVEQQTDGKIGCDDFYPASSVIPITDFVEAIEGEDQVSFTCHPHCGAATYVFIDNDEIIPITQFVDVDRFFNLLSRSSGDIKDGGLVGKARVISRATMELPKTIDRDKKPDSLDITGILTKVFKERSYSALGDFHHKTLLISCMHFMDPWNFDQDRVKRCVIHYAVPDGRIIPFCSMNAIYRSEVEKKFAKPLKK
- a CDS encoding CDP-2,3-bis-(O-geranylgeranyl)-sn-glycerol synthase, producing the protein MDSSIFSVLILSAYAIYFMLPAYLANAGALTFGGGTPLDMGRSLNDSRRILGDGVTWKGTIIGILIGMGIGLLQGAIAGNIVHDLLVLGDPGIANLVQGTITNNIVQGALLGLALGSGAIIGDACGSFIKRRFKVERGRPVPFMDQLDFVVGALLFASLVVAIPFTLIILIIIISIFLHLGTNIIAYLLGMKNVWY